Part of the Sulfobacillus acidophilus DSM 10332 genome, CAACAGGGGTACATTCATGCGGATACGTCGCGTCAACCAGGTACTGACATCCACGTCTTTCGGCAACACCGTGGAATAGCCCGGAAGAAGCAATACATCATCAAACGTTAACGCTTCCGGGCCAAATTTTTCTGCCGTGTTCACCACACGTCCTCCTTGAATTTTTGACAAGTCTATCATACCGTACCGAACCATGCCTAGTGTGGGTCCAACGCCACGCGTTGCGCCACTTGATAGACAGGTCCCGCTCCCATGGTGATAAAGGTGTCGCCGGGGGTCAAGAGGCTTTTCACCATCGGCACCGCCTCCCACATATCCGACACAAAATAGACCGGATGCTGTCGGGAGCGAATGGCGTCGGCGAGCTTCTCCCCAGTAATCCCGGCAATGGGCGCTTCCCCCGGCGGGGCATAAATTTCCGTCAAAATCAAAATGTCCGCGTCCTGAAACGCCTCCACAAAGGCGTCCCACAAATTTTGGGTGCGGACATACCGCTGGGGCTGAAAGAGCGCAACTACGCGACCCCGGGTCACTTGGCGGGCGGCTTTTAGGGTTGCCCGAATTTCGGTCGGATGATGGGCGTAATCATCGACCACCAAAAAAGGGGTCTCGGCGAGAATTTGAAACCGCCGGGCGGCATTATGAAAATGTTCGAGACTCGCCAGTCCGGTGTCCCAAGGAATCCCCAAATGATGTCCGACCGCCAACGCCGCGAGACTATTAACCACGTTGTGCACGCCGGGAACCACGAGACGTAATTCGCCGACCGATCGCCCGCCCCACACCACTTCCGCTCTCGTTTCGCCCACTCGCGGTTCAACCCGAATCGCGCGCAAATCGGCCGTGTCGGCAAGCCCGTAGGTGACGGCAGGACGGGACAAGTCGGCGACCAAGCGGGCCAATACCGGGTTATCGATCCCGATTACGGCCAACCCGTGATCCGGCACCCGTGATAGATAGGTGTGAAAAGCCTCAACCAATCGGTCAAAACGATTCTCAAAATGGTCCAAATGCTCGGGTTCAATATTTGTGGCCACTGCAATATCCGGATGATAGCGTAAAAACGTGCCGTCACTTTCGTCCGCTTCGGCCACCGCCCAAACCGAATGGCCGACGCGCAGATTTCCTTCAAATTCGCCCACCTCGCCCCCGACAAAAACCGTCGGATCCAGCCCGGCATCGGCCAACAAATGACCGATCATGGTGGTGGTCGTCGTCTTGCCGTGGGTTCCGCTGACTGTAATCGTCCGGTACTGATCCAAAATCTCGGCCAGCACTTCGGAACGATGCACCAAGGGAATCCCTTGGGCTTCCGCCCAAGCCCGCTCAGGATTATCCGGTCGGACATCCGTATTGTAGACAACCCGTTCGGCTCCGGCCACATGACGGGCCGCATGACCGTAATAGACGGGGATTCCGACACGTTCCAACCGTTCCGTGCGAGACGACGGGTTCATATCCGATCCGGTCACGCGATGGCCTTTTTGATGCATCCAAAGAGCCAGCCCCGACATGCTGTAGCCCCCGACCCCGATAAAATGCACATGTGCCATTGACTCACCCCATTGCCCTGGTTATGGTAGCCTACGCGATTGCAGAGGCTTTTATCAATTGGGGCCCGAGGTTACTGAAAGTGCCAGCCGACCGATAACCAACGTTGCACGTAACTTTGGGAAGCCGCCACAATTTTGGCCCGTTCGTCCTCGGTCACCGACCTCACCCGTTTGCCGGGACGCCCCAAAACTAAGGAACCGGGGGCAATCACCGCTCCTTCCGGAATTAACGTCCCCGCGCCGATAATGCTATGGTCGCCAATCACGGCGCCATTCATGATAATACTGCCCATCCCAATCAGGACCCGGCTCTCGACCCGTGCCCCATGAATAATGGCCCCGTGACCAACCGTCACCTCGTCGCCAATCGTCACCGGAAATCCGGGATCGGCGTGGATCACCACGTTATCTTGGATATTCGTGCGGGCCCCGATCTCAATCCGTTCCAAATCGCCCCGAATGACGGCATTAAACCATACGGACGCATGCGGGCCGAGAGCGACTCGGCCAATCACATAGGATCCCGGAGCCAAAAATACCGGAGGATCAACCACCGGCGATTGGTCCTCATAGTCTAACAGCATGTCCCACTCTCCTCTCCCCTCGCTCCCGCCATAGCCTCCCGTAACGGCCACGGCGTTTGAGGCCCCTCTTCCCGACCTAAACGCTCGCCTTTTGTGAGCCGGTAATACCCCAACGCGGCCACCATCGCCCCGTTGTCGGTGCACAGTTCCACAGGCGGCACATGCAAGGTCACTTGTCGACGAGAGGCCCAATCCCCTAATTTTTCCCTTACCCGCCGATTGGCCGACACTCCCCCGGCCAAATAGAGGTGAGCGACGGGATATTTTTCGTACGCGCGCTCGATATTGCGCGTTAGCGCTTCGGCCACCGCCTCTTGCAACGCGAACGCCAGTTCCGGTGCGCGATCGGGCACATCGGCGGCCAATTGCCGAAGACGCGTTTTCACCCCGCTAAAGCTGAAATTCAGCGAATCGGCCCCCAGTCGGGCGACCGGCAAGGTAATCGACCGGTCGGGACGGGCTTGGTCGGCTAACCGCTCAATAGCCGGGCCCCCCGGATAGGGCAAGCCCAAAATCCGCGCCCCTTTATCGAACGCCTCGCCCGCCGCGTCATCTAAGGTTTCGCCCAATACCGCCAATTGGCCGTGATCGGTCCAATAGGCCAGCGTGGTATGACCGCCCGACACGATCAGCGCCAGCGCCGGAAATTGAATGGGGGCAATCAGCGCGTTGGCATAAAGGTGGGCTTCCAAATGATGCACCCCGACCACCGGCCGGTTAAGGGCAGACCCGACCGATTTGGCAAAGGTGACACCGACCAATAAGGCGCCGATGAGGCCCGGTCCCCGGGTCACCGCCACCCCGTCGACATCCTGCCAGTCCATGCCGGCGGCGTGAAGGGCATCCCGCACGGTCGGCAAAATCGACAGCACATGCTCCCGGGCGGCCACTTCCGGCACGACGCCGCCAAATTTTTGTTGGATGGCCGCCGACGATGATCTTAACGAGCTTATCAGGTGCCGACCATTTTCCACCACGGCGGCCGCCGTGTCGTCACAGGATGTCTCAATTCCCAAAATGCGCATAAATCTCTCCTCATGGGCCACAGTAAGCAAAAAGGGGTGTTTGGTTTGGCTCTCGTTATTGGGTACGGTACCCTGTTGTTTCTGGTCTATGCGGCCCCGGCGTTGCTCACCTTATCCCCTCTGACCTACGGACGGGTTATGTCGTTAGCTCACTTTGTGGTGTTTTTAGTCAGTATCGTCGGGTTCGTCGGACTCGGACATGCCTTGGCCCGACGCGGCCGACCGCGTTTTTGGGTCGGGGTCGGTTTGGGCGGCCTCATCGGCGCCCTAGGGACCGCTGTCACCCAGTATGTCTCGCATCTGCCGCAAGCCGAAACCGCCTTTATCCAACAACTGCACGGAGTTCCCCGGGAAGCCGCCGTCACCATGCTCCACCTGCACCTGGTGACCTCCATCATCCTGTCGATCCTCATGAATGCCGTCATTTGGGCGTTCGTCGGCGGACTGGCCACCTGGTGGGGCGGGCTCGTCGTGCGGCGTCCGACACCCGATCAGCCGACCGCCGAACAGGACCGGTCGGCCGGCTAGAGCGGATCCTTCCACATGATAAACGCATCTTCCCGAGGATCGGTATAGTACCCGCGTCGGACCCCTAATTGAATAAAGCCCAGTTTCTGATAGAGATTTTGGGCCACCAAATTGGACCGGCGGACCTCCAACGTCATCCGGTGCGCCCCCAGACTTTTCGCCCGATCCATTAACCCCACCATCATGCGTTCCCCTAAATGGTGGCCGCGAAAGTCGGGATGAACCGCCACGTTGGTAACATGCGCCTCATCTAAAATAATCCACATGCCCCCATACGCCACTACCCGTCCATGAAAATCCAGTACCAGGTAGGTGGCGAAATTATTCTCCATCAGTTCCGAATGAAACGCATTACGTGACCAGGGGGTAGGAAAAGATCGACTTTCAATGGCCATCACCGCATCCAAATCCGACAGATACATATCCCGGACGACAACCACCGATTCGGGACCGTCATTTATGACCGCCATAATTCACCTCGCTAGACACTGGCCGCCGGCGGCCGAAGGTAAGCGGGCGCCAAGGTCAGCGGATCGTCACTCTCTCCCCATTGTACTGCCGGCCAGGCCGTCAATGCTACTTGGCCGCCGGAAAGAATCGCCTGCCCGGGGCGTGCCTGTCGCCCGATGCGGCTCAGCCACTGCGCGTCTTCCGCGGCCGGGCCTAAGACCACCACCTCCCGCGTCAGCGGAAATCCCTCCGGCAACGCGCCGTTGATCGCGGTATCCGGTATTAAAGGCTCCGGCCCGCTCGGTCCGACCCAATAGTATCCTAAATAGAAGGCCGAACCCCGTCGTTCGCTGGTCACCACCACATAGGCGGGGGGAGCTACACCGCGAGCCCACGCCGCCAACGAGGACACCCCTTTAACCGGAACACCCCAAATGGCGGCATAAGCCTTGGCTGCCGTGACCGCCACCCGCACGCCGGTAAACGATCCCGGTCCCACGCCCACGGCCAAACCGTCGGGCCGACCGAACTCCCGCACCAGCTGATCGATCCACGACACTAAATGAGTGCCGGCCAACCGTGGCCGCGCCCAGGTGATATCCGCCACGACACGTCCGTCGTCAATTAATCCGACGGATAACGACGGACCGGACGCGTCCCACCCGAGAACCTTATATCCCAATCGTCATCTCTCCTCCTGCCGGTTCTGTCGGCGCAGGGCTTCGACGAAAGGGCGACCCCACGCCTGCACGATAAATTGCCGGGTCCCGTCCGGCCGCACGTCAATCGTGCATTCCACCCGCTCCGGATACTGGTCTTGAATCGCCTCTCCCCACTCGACGACCAAAACGGTCCCCGGGGTGTGGAAAGCCGGCAGATCCAACGCCCACACATCGGTCGCCTGCTCGATCCGATATAAATCCGCATGAACAATGTCCAGGCCCGGAATCCGATAGGCGTGGACCAAATCAAACGTCGGCGACTTGACGGGTTCCATGACGCCTAAGTTGCGTAAAAGGCTTTGGGCCAAGGTGGTTTTGCCCGCGCCCAGATCACCCTTTAGCAATAAGACGCCGCCCTCGCGCAAAATCTCGGCCAACCGGGCCGCGATCCGTTCGGTATCGGCCAGGTCTCGGGCGGTCCACTCAACGGTTAAAGTGGTCGAAGGCGCGTCGGCCATCCCACTCTACCTCCTCACCGCCCAACTGCCAGCGAATGCCCGGCTCGTCGGTGACCCGTCCGATATCCGTAACCGGCACCCCCACGTGATTAGCCGCTTCCAAGACATTCGGCAACCGCGACCCGGGTACCGCCATTAAGAGCTCGTAATCCTCCCCACCGTAGAGCGCGAATTCTTCGACCGATACGCCGTAAATGCGGGCCACCTCCCGTGTGGCCTGATCAATAGGCAACCGATCAATTTGGATCTCGGCGCCAATCCCTCCGAAGCGGGTCAATTCCTCGACCTCGGCCTCGAGCCCGTCAGAAATATCGGTCATGGCATGAACAAACGGCGCCACGGCCTGGCCGAGTTCAACGCGAGGGGTCGGTGTCAGGTGCGCGACCAAGACACTGCGTTCGGTAATATTATTGCCGGGCCAATGGCCCCCGTGGCTGAGCAGTTGATACCCGGCATAACTCGCGCCCAGTCGCCCGGACACCAATAAATGATCGCCGGGTCGCGCCCCCATCCGCCGAATCGGGCCGCTGGCCCCGGGACGTCCTAAAATCGTCACATCGAGAACCAGCCGATCCGGAGAGCCTACCGTGTCGCCGCCGATAATATAGGCGCCGTACCGATCCAGGGTGCGTGTCAAGCCGCGGATTAAATCCTCCACGACTTCGACCCGCAAATTGGCCGGCAAAGCGAGACTGGTCAGAACCGCCGCCGGGATGCCCCCCATCGCGGCAATATCACTTAAATTGACCGCCGCCGCCTTGGCCCCCACCTGCTCCGGCGTCGACCAGTCCCAGCGAAAGTGAATTTCTTCCACCAACATATCCTGACTGATTAACCATCCGGCCGGATCCCCGGGAACCACCGCCGCATCATCGCCAATCCCCACAAATCCTGGCGCCGGAGTTGGCTGCATCCGGTGAATCATGGCAATCAGGCCCCGCTCTCCGACCTCTCGAATCAGCACGGTGTCCCCTCCTTCGTACTGAAAGGCATCTTAACAAAATTTGTCCACTCTGGCATCCGGTCCGGTCAACCGAACATGATACAATAATGCGGAATTGAGCGGTTCACCGAGTGGGAGGCGACACCATGACGTTTCAACGGATGTCACACGAATGGCGGGGCTATCGGCTCAGCTGGTGGGAAGCGGGCTCGGGATCCCGCCGGATCGTTTTGTTACACGGAGGCGGCGGTACCGGGAAAGCCTGGGCCCATCAACTCACCTATCTGAGCCAATTGGGCTATCACGTCATAGCCCCCGATATGCCGGGATTCGGCCAGTCGGATTGGCTGGAGGGGGTCACGCGGGTCGACCAGTTAGGCCCGGCACTCGCCGACTGGTTTTTCGACCAAGGATGGACATCTTTTGTTCTCGGCGGCAATTCCATGGGCGGGCGCGTCGCCCTGTCGTTGGCCTCTCATCACCCCGAACCGGTCGAGGGCCTGATTATTTTGGATTCCGTCGGCGTCCGGTTACCCGACGTGCCCATCCTCAATCCCTTAAGTTTACCCCCGCAGCAATTCATGTCGGGATTGGTCCACGACCCCTCCCGTTACAAAACGGCAACGCCGTACCGCACCTTAGAAGACGCCCAAGAACTCAATCGCGGGCGCCAGTCGTTTGCCCGCTATCTGGGCGAGGAAGGGATTACCGCCGATCCCACGCTGGATCTCAGCCGTCTCACCATGCCCAGTCTCTTAATTTGGGGCCGTCACGATCGGATTGTGCCGTTGGCCTATGGGCAGGCGCTCAGGCAAGCCTTACCGGATGCAGAACTCCTGGTCATCGAGGATTGCGGTCATTTACCGCATATCGAAACCCCCGAACTCACCAATCAAGCCATCCACGACTTTCTCACCCGACGGATCTGGCCACATTAAGGTCCGCCGGCGGGATCCGGATAGAGGGTAAAAGGGGGTTCAATCGTCAGGACATCCGTGACCCGGTTGTTGTCGTCCACAAACACCAATTTCGGATAATAACGGTCCAGTTCCTCGGCCGATACCTGGCGGTACCCGATAATAATCACCCGATCGTCTGGATGGAACAACCGGGCCGGCGGCCCATTCAGACAAATATCGCCCCGCCCGCGCGGCCCTTCAATAATATAGGTGTGCCAAAGCGCCCCCGTCGCCAAATTCGAAATTTGCACCATTTCATAGGGCATCAAGCCCGATGCGTCCAATAAATCGCGATCGATGGTTACCGACCCGACATAATTTAAATCGGCCTCCGTCACCCGGGCGCGATGAATTTTTGCCGCCAGCATGCGATAGTACATCCGATTCCCTCCGCGAAGCGCCGTGATTTCGTGCTTAGCATCCACGAAATCCGCCGAGCTCATGCATTCCCGAAGAGGTTACCAGCCACTGCCGGAACTGCCGGCCAGGGGCGGTAAGGACGGCGTCGCCACGAACCAGAGGCCTTGCACCCCCTGCCCGTGGAGTTCATGCGGCCCAAAATCGCCGCGATAGGTATATAAAAGATGGCCGTTATATTCGACCTGACCGCGAAAGAGACTGAAATGGCCCGGGACGCCTGCCACCGCCGCCGGTGCGGCCGAGGCTTTCAACGGCAGCCAAAGCGCTTGACAGGCACCCGTACACGCTTGTCGATCCGGTTGATCGGACACAAAATAATATAGGGTATCGCCGGCGCGATTGACCAAAATCGTCTCCGGTTTACCCGAAACCGTTACGGTTGCCACCTCGACCAGAGGCTCGGATTTGGCGGCGGAGGAGGCCGTCGCCCGGGGAGTGGCGGATCCGCACCCCGTCATCGTCACCACGGCCAAGAAAAGCATGCTCACGGTCCATTTGGGGATAGGCATCGTTATCACCTCTCCCATATTATCGACTATTTTTTATTATCTGACCATTGTTAGAAATGGGCCCGAAGCCGGATCCGTACTCACGCCCATCTCTCTCAAAAAGGCCGCCAACCGGTCTAAATGATCCCGATATTGCGGCCAAAACGCCCGTCGGTAAATCAAATAAGCCGGATGGTAAAGCGCCACCGCCCACCGGCTTTCCGCCAACGGGAACGGCGCGCCTGCCGTGACGTCTTTCCACGAACCCCCGGTCAGGCTCTCCCAGGCTGTCCGGCCGAAAGTGACAATCACTTGGGGATTAACCGTCCGCACATCGTCCATCAGCCAGGGACGACACGCGATGACCTCGTCCGGCAACGGCGGACGATTTTTCCGGCCATCGTCGGTGGGGCGGCAGCGGACCGCATTGGCCAACCAAATCGTGTCACGCGAGAGCCCCAGATACTCCAACACCTGGTCAAAAATCTTGCCGGCCGCCCCTTGAAATCCGTAGCCCGTGCGATCCTCGTCGCGACCCGGCGCTTCCCCTACCATCATGACGGTAGCCTGGGGATTTCCCCGGCCCACGACCACCTGCGTTCGGCGGTCGGCCAAGCGACAGCGTCGACACTCTCGTTGCGGGTCTGTCATGCTCCCGCCCCCCCTTGGCAGGCGGGACAGACACCCGACCAGATAATGCTGCGCTTGAGGATAGCCCATCCCGCGGAACTCGGGGCATCGGGCTCAAAGGCGGCCGCCGGCACATCTTGAAACGCGCCGCAACGCACACAATACATATGATCATGATGGTGCCGGTTGGCATCGTAAAAACGACGCCCGCGATTTTCCACCACCGAAATCATCCCCACCTCCGCCAAGCGATCTAACGTGTTATACACGGTCGCCAGGCTAAGGGCAGGGAGGCGGCGCGCCACATACCGGTAAACCTCGTCGGCATCCGGATGGGATAACCGATAAACCGCTTCAAGGACAGCCAATCGCTGGGGCGTGGCCCGAAGTCCATGATGACGCAAAAGATCCGCCAACTGGTCGACTGCCATCGATTGAGAATCGCTCAACTCTTAGACGGCGCTGATGCGCCTCCCTCCTTTACCTGGCTTCACCGCGTCCGCTAACTCTCCAGCAAATCGGCCACCAACGAGGCTACCGTTGTGGGCGCAAGCGGGGTACGATAGGAATATGCGGGATGGGTGGTCACCAGCTCCGCCCGATCCGTTTCCGCTAATGCCTGCCGCTGGGCCGGCGTAAACCGGAACGTCAAGTAATGCACGGTGCTGGTTTTTTCTTCCGTAGACCGCCCTAACTCCGCCTCGGCATGAACTTTCTGGTCCCCGAAGGTGAGCCAGACGGTTTCTTCCAACCCGCTTAATTCCTTTAAGATCGCCGGCATGTCGTCCTGTTGGACCAACTCGATTAATAGCGTGGCGCCGATTGCCAACCCTTCCGGCAACAAATCGTTATAGACGTCGATTTCTTGTTGCACCAACGCCGGATCGACGATATGCTCAATGCGGCACATTTCTTGAATCTGAAACTTCATGGTCTCGCGGTTTTCAAAAACGACCGATACGCGAGGCCCGATGCCGACGCGGCGCACCTTTTTCAAAGCAATCACCTGCCGCCGGATGTGATCGCGGGCGCGTTCGTAATCGCGGATATCCATGATATCGGATAACGTCAACGGTTTCATTGGCTCGCCTCCCCTCTCAGTTATTCCCCTCTGACGAAAGCCCATAAGCCCGGGCCAGCAACTCGACCGGATGCTTGGGCACTTCATCGGTTACCGTCTCAATCTGTAAACCGGCCAAGGCACAGTCGGAACACGCATGGGTATCGTGAGCCTGCCGGAATTTTTCCGTCAGTTTGGCCGAGACTTTCAAGGACTCTTCGTAATAGGTATGCTTAAGTCCCCAGGTCCCGTCAATCCCGGCACACCGGTCGACGACGTCCACCCGCGTACCGTCCACCGCTTCCAATAAATCTTTGGCGGCTCGCTTGAGTCCTTGCGATTTGGTGTGACACGAGAGGTGGTAGGTCACCGGGCCTAATGACGACTGGAAATCTTTCTGAAGTTGTCCCTTCCGCATTTTGTCGGCGAGATATTCCGTGATATCCTGCGTCATCGATGCCACGATCTGCGCGTCCTCGGTTCCGACCAACGTGGCGTAATCCCGTTTGATTAATAACGCGCATGTGGGTTGGAGCGCCAAGATGGGTTTGCCGGCCTTGGCATACGGAGCTAACAGGGCCACATTCTGTTTGGCCCGTCGAATGGCGCCCTCGACATCCCCGCCATCCAACGCCGGCATGCCACAACAAACCTGTCCCTCGGGCACGGTCGCCGTCAGTTGGTTATGCGCCAATACCGCTAAGGCCGCTTGGCCAATCCCCGGCTCATGGTACTCCACCGTGCACGTGGAAAAGATGACCGCATCAACCGCCTCGGGCTGGACCGCATTGGCGGCCCGCTTTTTTACCCAGTCGGAAAACCGCACCGGCGCAAACCGCGGGAGATGCCGTCGGTGGTCAATTCCGTAGACGCGTTCCATCCAGCGGCGAAGAACGGGGTTCTTGACGGACCAGTTTGCCAGTTTAGGGGCGAGGTGGCCCATTTGCCCGACCTGTTCGGGGTTGCCCAAAAATCGATCGGTCCGGCTAATCCCATGCTTCTTGGCTCGAATAGCCTTCGAACGCAACATGAGACGGGGAAAGTCGAGATCGAAGCGATGAGGGGGGACATAGGGACACTTGATAAAGCACAAATTGCATTGATAGCACAAATCGGCGACGCGGGCGATTTCCGTTTCGGTAATCTTTTGGGCGTCGTCATCGTGCCCTTCGACCGCTTCAAAGAGGACAGGAAAAGATGGACACAAATTATAACAAAGACGACATCCGTTACAAATGTCGAATGCTTGCACCATGTCCTGGTGCAGCGCCGTTTCGTCCCAATAGGCGGGGTGATGCGGATTATATTCCATGAAACCTCCTCCGGGATAATAGGGAAAGGGGGGCAGAGCCCCCCACCGATTTACTCCGCCAAATTCTCGAGCCCTTTAGAGAAGCGGCCGGCGTGGCTCTTCTCCGCCCGCGCCAAGGTTTCGAACCATTCCGCGATTTCGTCAAATCCTTCTTCCCGCGCCGTTTTGGCAAAGCCCGGGTACATTTGGGTATATTCGTATGTTTCCCCTTCAATCGCACTCTTCAAGTTTTGTTCCGTGCTGCCCACCGGCACCCCGGTCACCGGGTCGCCCACTTCCTCCAAAAACTCGAAATGCCCAAAGGCGTGTCCCGTTTCGCCTTCGGCGACATCGCGGAACAATCCGGCAATTTCCGGCCGCCCTTCAATATCCGCCTTTTGAGCAAAATAAAGATACCGGCGGTTAGCTTGGGACTCCCCGGCAAACGCTTCTTTCAGGTTTTCGTGGGTCTTGCTGCCACGCAGTTCCATCAGAAACCCTCCTACTATATATTTTAGGCAATGTTACCTAATAATCATTCTAATGTAATACCATATCTCCGACAACCCCCTGCGAAAAATAATCGTCCCAGAAATCCCGGGTATCGGATTTAGACCCTATCCCCGCTCCCACACCGGTCGGCCGGCAATCCACACCGTGTGTGCCTTGGCCGTCAGATGCGTGAGAGGGTTGTCCGACCATAATACGATATCCGCTTCCCGTCCGACTTGGAGGGAACCTACGCGATCCGCGATGCCCAAAATCTTCGCCGGATTTCCCGTCACCGCCGCCAATGCCTGATCCGGATCCATCCCCTCCCGGACAGCCAGACCGGCATATAATGCTAAATACTCGGCCGGCACCACCGGATGGTCGGAGGCTATCGCGGTCAGAATCCCGGCCCGCGCCAAGGCGACCGGGGTCCAAAAGCCCTTCTGGCGGAGCTCCGCTTTGCTCCGGGCAGCAAACGACGGCCCCGTGACAACGGGCACGTCCGCGCGTTTCAGTTCATCGATAATCAAATGGGCCTCCGTACCATGATCGATAACCGTCCGCACTTTATACGGCGCCACCACCCGCAAGGCGGTAAGAATATCGTCGGCCCGATGGGCATGAATCCGTAACGGAATATCCCGACGGATCACCAAACCGAGCGCCTCCAGTTTGGGATCATACTGCTTCCAGTCGAGCGGAGGATCGTTTTGATACCGGCGCGCACGCTCCAACCATTCCCGTAAGACAGCCGCCACCCCGGGCCGAGACGCCGGCCGCCGTTTTTGTCCGCCGTGAATCCGAATCGGATTTTCCCCCAAAGCCGCTTTCATCCCGGCCGCCTGCACCATCAGCATAGATTCGACGGTCTCGCCGGCCAAATGCAGCACGGAACCGATCCCGCCAATCACATTGGCGGATCCGATGGTAATAAACGCGGCCGTTACGCCGGCCGCCAACGCTTCCCCAATCGCCGGATCGCGGGGATTGACCCCGTCAATCGCCCGCAGATCTGCCGTCACCGCGTCGGTGGGCTCGTTGACATCCTGATGGGCTGGGCCTTCCCCGCTCGTCGTGATGCCCAGGTGACTATGGGCATCAATCAATCCCGGAAGACACCAAGCGCCCCGCGCGTCAATCGCCGGCACTCCCGCCGGAGGCTGATAATGTCCTTCGACCGCCTGAATTCTCCCGTCGTCATCCACCAACAAGCCGCCCCGTTCATAGGAGACACCTTGCCCGTCCCACAGTCTGGCATTGACCAATGCCCACATGGTTAGAGCCTCCCCGCGTGTAACGTCAATACCGGCCGAATGGCTCCAACCACGGTGCCGCTATGGTTCGTGATGACCGGATGCAGCACATCGGCCAATTTCTCTTCCATTTCCGGCGTTAATTCATCCAGTTGCCGGAGAATCTCCGCCACCACCGGGCCCATCACCCGGCTGTTGCCGTCTTCCAGTTTCACCGCGATCCCGAGTCCCCGCTCCGGAATGCCTAAGCAAAATACGGCCTCGGCTCCCCCTTTGGCCACAAACCGATAGTCGGTGGCTTCCGCCAACGTCACTTCCAAACGGCCCGTACCCGAGACCAGTTCCGGATGATGCCGCATCGCCTCCGCGATCATCCAGGCAGCGCCCGCCGTTCCCACGTCGAGTCCCCGCGGATCGACAAGGCGGGCATAAGCCAAAGCCATGCGGCTTAACGGTAGATAAAACGTCGGCACTCCACACCCGTCAATCCCGGTGGCCAAATCATCCGGCCGCATACGGGTCATTGTCAGCACGGCCTGGCGGATGTGTTGCTGAACCGGGTGATCCGGTAGATGGTATCCGCTGCGCGGCGCATTCAAAAGGGTCGCCAACATCAGCATGCCCGTGTGCTTGCCGCTGCAGTTATTGTGCAATACCGTCGGTGCCTGGTGTTGACGGATCAGTTCCCAGGCGGTGTCCCGATGGCTCGGGGGATGAATCCCGCAGATGAGCTCATCTGGGCTCGCCCCCAACCGTTCCAGAAGATCCGTGACCAGCGCCAAGTGTTGGGCTTCGCCGCCGTGTGAGGCACA contains:
- a CDS encoding O-sialoglycoprotein endopeptidase (PFAM: Glycoprotease family~TIGRFAM: putative glycoprotease GCP; metallohydrolase, glycoprotease/Kae1 family~COGs: COG0533 Metal-dependent protease with possible chaperone activity~HAMAP: O-sialoglycoprotein endopeptidase~InterPro IPR000905:IPR017861~KEGG: bsu:BSU05940 DNA-binding/iron metalloprotein/AP endonuclease~PFAM: Peptidase M22, glycoprotease~PRIAM: O-sialoglycoprotein endopeptidase~SPTR: Probable O-sialoglycoprotein endopeptidase;~TIGRFAM: putative glycoprotease GCP; Peptidase M22, glycoprotease, subgroup), yielding MRILGIETSCDDTAAAVVENGRHLISSLRSSSAAIQQKFGGVVPEVAAREHVLSILPTVRDALHAAGMDWQDVDGVAVTRGPGLIGALLVGVTFAKSVGSALNRPVVGVHHLEAHLYANALIAPIQFPALALIVSGGHTTLAYWTDHGQLAVLGETLDDAAGEAFDKGARILGLPYPGGPAIERLADQARPDRSITLPVARLGADSLNFSFSGVKTRLRQLAADVPDRAPELAFALQEAVAEALTRNIERAYEKYPVAHLYLAGGVSANRRVREKLGDWASRRQVTLHVPPVELCTDNGAMVAALGYYRLTKGERLGREEGPQTPWPLREAMAGARGEESGTCC
- a CDS encoding UDP-N-acetylmuramate--L-alanine ligase (PFAM: Mur ligase family, glutamate ligase domain; Mur ligase family, catalytic domain; Mur ligase middle domain~TIGRFAM: UDP-N-acetylmuramate--alanine ligase~COGs: COG0773 UDP-N-acetylmuramate-alanine ligase~HAMAP: UDP-N-acetylmuramate-alanine ligase~InterPro IPR000713:IPR013221:IPR004101:IPR005758~KEGG: tmr:Tmar_0271 UDP-N-acetylmuramate--L-alanine ligase~PFAM: Mur ligase, N-terminal; Mur ligase, central; Mur ligase, C-terminal~PRIAM: UDP-N-acetylmuramate--L-alanine ligase~SPTR: UDP-N-acetylmuramate--L-alanine ligase;~TIGRFAM: UDP-N-acetylmuramate-alanine ligase~manually curated); amino-acid sequence: MAHVHFIGVGGYSMSGLALWMHQKGHRVTGSDMNPSSRTERLERVGIPVYYGHAARHVAGAERVVYNTDVRPDNPERAWAEAQGIPLVHRSEVLAEILDQYRTITVSGTHGKTTTTTMIGHLLADAGLDPTVFVGGEVGEFEGNLRVGHSVWAVAEADESDGTFLRYHPDIAVATNIEPEHLDHFENRFDRLVEAFHTYLSRVPDHGLAVIGIDNPVLARLVADLSRPAVTYGLADTADLRAIRVEPRVGETRAEVVWGGRSVGELRLVVPGVHNVVNSLAALAVGHHLGIPWDTGLASLEHFHNAARRFQILAETPFLVVDDYAHHPTEIRATLKAARQVTRGRVVALFQPQRYVRTQNLWDAFVEAFQDADILILTEIYAPPGEAPIAGITGEKLADAIRSRQHPVYFVSDMWEAVPMVKSLLTPGDTFITMGAGPVYQVAQRVALDPH
- a CDS encoding anhydrase family 3 protein (PFAM: Bacterial transferase hexapeptide (three repeats)~COGs: COG0663 Carbonic anhydrase/acetyltransferase isoleucine patch superfamily~InterPro IPR001451~KEGG: drm:Dred_0478 anhydrase family 3 protein~SPTR: Anhydrase, family 3 protein) yields the protein MLLDYEDQSPVVDPPVFLAPGSYVIGRVALGPHASVWFNAVIRGDLERIEIGARTNIQDNVVIHADPGFPVTIGDEVTVGHGAIIHGARVESRVLIGMGSIIMNGAVIGDHSIIGAGTLIPEGAVIAPGSLVLGRPGKRVRSVTEDERAKIVAASQSYVQRWLSVGWHFQ